Proteins encoded together in one Triticum dicoccoides isolate Atlit2015 ecotype Zavitan chromosome 7B, WEW_v2.0, whole genome shotgun sequence window:
- the LOC119338880 gene encoding glycine-rich cell wall structural protein 2-like has protein sequence MAAIKLVSLGLVVLLSIGLASATRVVRYANSQGTGSGGGNGGGTVNGSGGGAGSGNGNAYSGGSGAHANAGGGGSGGGASQEGGTGYGAGSGDGSSSSQMRDGGYSYGGDSYAGGNGGGGGGGQAAGPGSSGSGTGGGAGSGSSGASGGWYQYANANANGNGGGTGVGQNGGSGGGTGGGSGNAGAYP, from the coding sequence ATGGCTGCCATTAAGCTTGTGTCCCTTGGCTTGGTTGTGCTACTGAGCATTGGGTTAGCCAGCGCCACTAGGGTAGTTAGATACGCCAACTCCCAGGGGACAGGCTCGGGAGGGGGGAATGGTGGTGGGACTGTGAACGGCAGCGGTGGAGGGGCTGGGAGTGGCAACGGGAATGCCTACAGTGGCGGCAGTGGAGCCCATGCAAATGCGGGAGGGGGCGGTAGCGGGGGTGGTGCGTCGCAGGAAGGCGGCACCGGGTATGGCGCTGGGTCCGGCGACGGCTCAAGCTCTAGCCAAATGAGGGATGGAGGATATAGTTATGGTGGAGATTCTTACGCAGGCGgcaatggtggcggcggcggcggaggacagGCAGCGGGCCCTGGTTCCAGCGGTTCCGGAACCGGTGGTGGTGCTGGTTCTGGCTCTAGCGGGGCAAGTGGTGGCTGGTACCAATATGCGAATGCAAATGCTAATGGTAATGGTGGAGGCACGGGAGTTGGTCAGaacggcggcagcggtggcggcacGGGAGGTGGCAGCGGTAATGCTGGTGCATACCCTTAA
- the LOC119339115 gene encoding uncharacterized protein LOC119339115 — protein MVSAATGAFGVVLEKLADMIGDACARLVGVCGEVTFLKAELEHMGALLVRLSRVSTPTSRPGRWRRISEAGKQLKVVSVVGFGGMGKTTLANQIYCSFGVQFKYRAFVSASQNPDVVKVLRGIMSQLSKREYSSTESGDERQLIDKILDFLRDKRYFIVIDDVWSVETWEIIKCAISGNSFGNRAVRRFSIFGPSLLDRPTKNLPCCFQKKKKNLPCLLFVCDRRPPIPEYHLVLIKLPSTHPLPVDGRELGSPSVRPPAGLFRFPADKREAAVLLCFGNRPPQDASQPHRQAIQHEDDRLAKLKRSINKMREPLMLAATVWAWTAFLSALHPPGGSWKHGKDGHAAGTPDMASHGVFRVLTAMAFAASALLEVLLSSERFYRTWDGMARLLLVALLDVACVVSAYVVGADPSDPTHSPVFLLGTLMVLVFLFFGVPKAWRFAVRYVSE, from the exons ATGGTGAGCGCCGCCACAGGGGCCTTTGGGGTGGTCCTGGAGAAGCTGGCCGACATGATAGGTGACGCGTGCGCGCGTCTCGTGGGCGTGTGCGGCGAGGTGACGTTCCTCAAGGCAGAGCTCGAACACATGGGCGCGTTACTCGTAAGGCTGTCCCGGGTGAGCACCCCGACGAGCAGGCCAG GAAGGTGGCGTCGCATCAGCGAAGCAGGCAAGCAGCTGAAGGTGGTGTCCGTTGTGGGGTTTGGTGGGATGGGCAAGACGACTCTTGCCAACCAAATCTACTGCTCGTTCGGAGTGCAGTTCAAGTACCGAGCTTTCGTGTCCGCCTCTCAAAACCCTGACGTGGTGAAGGTTCTTAGAGGTATTATGAGCCAACTGAGCAAGCGTGAGTACAGTAGCACTGAATCTGGGGATGAGAGGCAACTCATTGACAAGATTCTAGATTTCCTTCGAGACAAAAG GTACTTCATTGTGATTGATGATGTATGGAGCGTAGAGACATGGGAGATTATCAAATGTGCAATTTCCGGAAACAGTTTTGGTAATAGA GCTGTTCGTAGGTTTAGCATTTTCGGTCCTAGTCTCCTAGACAGACCTACAAAGAATCTTCCTTgctgttttcaaaaaaaaaaaaaaaatcttccTTGCTTGCTCTTTGTCTGCGATCGACGCCCTCCTATCCCTGAATACCACTTGGTCCTGATCAAACTGCCGAGCACACACCCTCTGCCTGTTGACGGACGTGAGCTCGGGTCGCCGTCCGTCCGCCCGCCCGCCGGTCTCTTCCGCTTCCCCGCGGACAAACGCGAGGCCGCCGTCCTCCTCTGCTTTGG AAACAGGCCGCCCCAAGATGCGTCGCAGCCGCATCGCCAGGCCATCCAGCACGAGGACGACCGGCTGGCCAAGCTCAAGAGGTCCATCAACAAGATGCGCGAGCCGCTGATGCTGGCGGCGACCGTCTGGGCGTGGACGGCCTTCCTGTCCGCCCTGCATCCCCCGGGCGGCTCCTGGAAGCACGGCAAAGACGGGCACGCCGCCGGCACCccggatatggctagccatggagtTTTCAGAGTGTTGACCGCCATGGCCTTCGCGGCCTCAGCGCTGCTCGAGGTGCTGCTCTCCAGCGAGCGGTTCTACAGGACCTGGGACGGGATGGCACGGCTGCTGCTCGTCGCTCTCCTCGACGTCGCATGCGTCGTCTCCGCCTACGTCGTCGGCGCCGACCCGAGTGACCCAACCCACAGCCCCGTCTTCCTCCTTGGCACCCTCAtggtcttggtcttcctcttcttcggcGTACCCAAGGCTTGGAGATTTGCCGTCCGCTACGTTAGCGAGTAA